A region from the Onthophagus taurus isolate NC chromosome 8, IU_Otau_3.0, whole genome shotgun sequence genome encodes:
- the LOC111414551 gene encoding leishmanolysin-like peptidase, protein MVLRKFKRHTAVCAVVDVLLLAVAVHSLCTHVHPKHDQVLHGVYIEPEHVMKKRSVDQPLRILLWYDHSVYRLDGEKFDLINNTILPRAVSFWEEALYVRKVEDVILLTRKCNDSNVFVKNNLTHCIDACKEKTMCGEVELPEHHLDACRTCNASAQDCTNTTSAGKGITGYDFVFYVSAMQTDRCNKSLTVAYAAHCQQEMGLDRPIAGHANLCPKSISTKEQELETLLSTVKHEILHALGFSVSLFGFYRDSKGNPLTPRRPETGKPALNEKYQTYEWSDKVIKTFERKNWFVRSGMRKRTVQMVVTPNVVREVRRYFNCNELEGAELEDQGEEGTALTHWEKRVFENEAMTGTHTQHPIISNVTLALMEDTGWYRANYAMAEPMSWGKGLGCDFVMKSCKEWISTKTARGLSIHPFCNKIKKDPLQTECTDDRTSVALCNLVKHDHLLPEIYQNFDSLNYVLQGSEGYYGGSVSLADYCPYIQEFTWSSKNVIVRGSNCQYLDNNPKPDKNFALEDYGNHSKCFDHTNQMWEERSCKQMRQWQHWGSGCYSYKCENGRLHILVGNYTYTCYHPFQEISIRILKDGWLHKGAIVCPSCKDMCEEEFLMKGQSCKLREESPPSTAYPRDELQCSAIGVYVNLMLFLLSTMIPALYSLR, encoded by the exons ATGGTattgagaaaatttaaaaggCACACGGCCGTTTGTGCTGTCGTCGACGTGCTGTTACTTGCCGTCGCCGTGCACAGCCTCTGCACGCATGTTCATCCGAAACATGATCAG GTCCTTCACGGTGTTTACATAGAGCCCGAGCATGTTATGAAGAAAAGAAGCGTCGATCAACCACTAAGAATATTGCTTTGGTACGATCATAGTGTTTAtag attagATGGcgaaaaatttgatttaattaac aatacaATTTTACCTCGCGCTGTAAGTTTTTGGGAAGAAGCACTTTACGTACGTAAAGTAGAAGATGTTATATTATTAACGAGAAAATGTAACGATTCGAATGTATTcgtaaaaaacaatttaacacATTGCATTGATGCTTGCAAAGAGAAGACAATGTGCGGTGAAGTAGAACTTCCCGAACATCATTTGGACGCATGTAGGACTTGTAACGCTTCTGCTCAAGATTGCACCAATACGACTTCCGCTGGTAAAGGTATCACAGGTTACGATTTCGTCTTTTACGTTTCTGCGATGCAAACGGACAGGTGCAATAAATCCTTAACTGTTGCATACGCGGCGCACTGTCAACAAGAAATGGGATTAGATCG gcCAATCGCTGGACATGCGAATTTATGCCCGAAAAGTATAAGTACAAAAGagcaagaactagaaacgctCCTTTCGACTGTAAAGCATGAAATACTTCATGCACTAGGTTTTTCGGTGAGTTTGTTTGGTTTTTATCGAGATAGCAAAGGAAACCCGCTAACGCCTCGAAGACCTGAAACTGGAAAACCAGCACTGaatgaaaaatatcaaacttaTGAATGGAGtgataaagtaataaaaacgtTCGAAAGGAAAAATTGGTTTGTGCGATCTGGTATGAGGAAACGAACCGTGCAAATGGTGGTTACCCCGAATGTTGTTCGCGAAGTACGCCGATACTTTAATTGTAATGAATTGGAAGGTGCCGAATTAGAAGATCAAGGCGAAGAAGGTACAGCTTTAACGCATTGGGAAAAACGCGTATTCgag aacGAAGCTATGACTGGAACTCACACTCAACACCCAATCATTTCCAACGTAACCTTGGCTCTTATGGAAGATACAGGCTGGTACAGAGCAAATTACGCCATGGCTGAACCTATGTCGTGGGGTAAAGGCCTAGGTTGCGACTTCGTAATGAAAAGTTGCAAAGAATGGATCAGCACTAAAACCGCCAGAGGGTTATCAATTCATCcgttttgtaacaaaattaaaaaagatccACTTCAAACCGAATGCACAGATGATCGAACTTCCGTCGCTTTGTGCAATTTAGTCAAGCACGATCATTTATTACCcgaaatttaccaaaattttGATTCACTCAATTATGTTTTACAAGGTTCCGAAGGATATTATGGCGGATCTGTTTCATTAGCTGATTATTGTCCTTATATTCAAGAATTTACGTGGAGCtcgaaaaatgttattgtaaGAGGTTCTAATTGTCAATATTTAGATAATAATCCAA aaccAGATAAAAATTTTGCATTAGAAGATTATGGAAACCACTCAAAATGTTTTGATCATACAAATCAAATGTGGGAGGAACGCTCTTGCAAACAAATGCGTCAATGGCAACATTGGGGTTCAGGTTGCTACTCTTACAAGTGTGAAAACGGCCGATTACACATTTTAGTGGGAAATTATACCTACACTTGTTACCATCCTTTTCAAGAAATTTCCATTCGTATTCTCAAGGACGGTTGGTTACATAAAGGAGCCATCGTTTGTCCCTCGTGTAAAGATATGTGTGAG gaGGAGTTTTTGATGAAAGGTCAAAGTTGTAAGTTAAGAGAAGAGTCGCCACCATCGACGGCGTATCCAAGAGATGAATTGCAGTGCAGTGCCATAGGTGTATACGTAAATTTGATGCTATTTTTGCTATCGACGATGATTCCTGCTTTATACTCTTTAAGATGA
- the LOC111414549 gene encoding proprotein convertase subtilisin/kexin type 4-like isoform X1, which produces MMIYLLVLCVCSLFIKQSQCYYTQQWVLHVDGGSDVADAVARDHGFVNLGEIFEDYYHFQHRKVAKRSVRSHAGKKALLAADTRVRWAQQQKAKKRVKRDLRLQDSDPRWPSMWYLNRGNGLDMNVIPAWLEGITGKGAVVTILDDGLEKDHPDLVQNYDPMASYDVNNQDPDPSPRYDMIDSNRHGTRCAGEVAATSNNSVCALGVAHGAQVGGVRMLDGDVTDAVEARSLSLNPQHIDIYSASWGPDDDGKTVDGPGELATRAFIEGVTKGRNGKGSIFIWASGNGGRDHDNCNCDGYTNSIYSLSISSATEQGHVPWYSEACSSTLASTYSSGAVGEKQVVTTDLHHSCTSSHTGTSASAPLAAGICALALEANPKLTWRDMQHIVVRTARPQNLIARDWQTNGVGRNVSHSFGYGLMDAYAMVQLARTWETVPEQHKCEITASHGEKQIPAKSVVVLNLQVTECEGVQVLEHVQAKLTIYSHRRGDLNIQLTSPIGTRVTLLAHRPHDMTRAGFSNWPFMSVHSWGESPIGIWQLEIHNDGRFLGRATLQSWSLILYGTRSFSPVEKSPLGKGKAASTTSKAAKKKSNKKQKGGLGGGGNKAGAKPSVPPTSVAKQIVLSSNKSQNKQSKNKITASPYKKKNQKPESSFFYAVNSSKFRNGADRDYFKLFKNFTITYPVMIPSLDNVKSREPTSFRKAQKQKEKSRDLNSNINSKLYPSTTPPTTTKMTATETFPTKLGSNDSAVEFRSWDLILYGTATPPVADSTTTSFNKPTVPQEVPNNSVDDDTPPLKTWSGDAEIRKDTSEVEEDLPQVNAISGCEKSNGRLCIECEDGLFVFEGKCVDKCPERYYPSTLETKIKDTAEEIGSTKKVCLSCHYTCRICSGSNDYQCTECYPDAILTNPKESESYCYPLSMRVKIEDEKWYFRIFMLLTFFFVIFFILLVLWYIRYRKDMSYRFTGIDSSDEKIREMERKVRTAIYSDSE; this is translated from the exons ATTTTCGAAGACTACTACCATTTTCAACATAGGAAGGTCGCGAAGCGGTCCGTGAGGTCGCACGCGGGGAAAAAGGCCCTTCTGGCTGCCGACACGCGCGTTCGATGGGCGCAACAGCAAAAGGCCAAGAAGAGGGTCAAGAGGGACCTGCGCTTGCAGGATTCCGACCCTCGGTGGCCCAGCATGTGGTACCTG aatcGCGGAAACGGATTGGATATGAACGTAATCCCTGCATGGTTAGAAGGAATAACTGGAAAAGGAGCCGTGGTAACCATTCTCGATGATGGTTTAGAAAAAGATCATCCAGATTTAGTTCAAAACTAT GATCCAATGGCATCTTATGACGTAAACAATCAAGACCCGGATCCAAGTCCTCGTTACGATATGATCGATTCGAATCGTCATGGCACGAGGTGTGCAGGTGAAGTAGCCGCGACAAGTAATAATTCCGTTTGTGCTTTGGGGGTAGCCCACGGTGCTCAAGTAGGTGGTGTAAGAATGTTAGACGGTGACGTGACAGATGCTGTTGAAGCGAGATCGTTAAGTTTAAATCCCCAACATATAGACATATATAGCGCATCTTGGGGTCCGGATGATGATGGGAAAACGGTTGACGGTCCCGGTGAATTGGCCACGAGGGCGTTTATCGAAGGCGTTACAAAAGGCCGTAACGGGAAAGGTTCAATATTCATCTGGGCATCGGGGAATGGAGGTCGAGATCACGACAATTGTAATTGCGACGGTTACACGAACTCGATCTACAGTTTATCGATATCCAGTGCAACAGAACAGGGTCATGTACCTTGGTATAGTGAAGCATGTAGTTCAACTTTAGCGTCTACGTACAGTAGCGGTGCCGTTGGTGAAAAACAAGTGGTGACAACCGATCTTCATCATTCTTGTACGAGTAGTCACACTGGAACTAGCGCATCGGCACCATTAGCGGCGGGTATTTGTGCTTTAGCACTCGAAGCGAATCCGAAATTGACGTGGAGAGATATGCAGCACATTGTCGTGAGGACGGCGAGACCTCAAAATTTAATAGCACGCGATTGGCAGACAAACGGCGTAGGTAGAAATGTATCGCACAGTTTTGGATACGGCTTAATGGACGCCTATGCCATGGTGCAATTAGCGAGAACTTGGGAAACTGTTCCGGAACAGCACAAGTGCGAGATTACAGCTTCGCACGGCGAGAAACAGATTCCTGCTAAGAGTGTGGTCGTTTTAAACCTTCAAGTTACAGAATGCGAGGGGGTTCAAGTTTTAGAACACGTTCAAGCTAAACTCACCATTTATTCACATCGAAGGGGtgatttaaatattcaacTTACTTCACCGATAGGGACCAGAGTTACACTTCTAGCTCATAG gCCTCACGATATGACAAGAGCTGGATTTAGTAATTGGCCGTTTATGTCGGTTCATTCATGGGGTGAATCACCGATCGGAATCTGGCAATTGGAGATCCATAACGATGGAAGATTTTTag GAAGAGCGACATTACAGAGTTGGTCGTTGATATTGTACGGGACTAGATCGTTTAGCCCCGTAGAAAAGAGTCCGTTGGGAAAAGGGAAGGCGGCGTCGACGACGTCGAAGGCAGCGAAAAAGAAATCGAATAAGAAACAGAAAGGGGGACTAGGGGGCGGTGGAAACAAAGCGGGAGCAAAACCTTCTGTACCACCGACATCAGTCGCGAAACAAATTGTTCTTTCCTCGAATAAATCTCAAAAcaaacaatcaaaaaataaaataaccgCGAGTccttacaaaaagaaaaatcaaaaaccagaatcatcatttttttacgCCGTTAATAGTTCAAAGTTCCGAAACGGAGCAGATCGCGattactttaaattatttaaaaacttcacCATCACGTATCCAGTGATGATACCATCCCTTGACAACGTCAAATCTAGAGAACCCACTTCTTTTCGAAAGGCGCAAAAGCAGAAAGAGAAAAGTCGCGACCTAAACTCCAATATTAACTCGAAATTATACCCTAGCACCACGCCGCCAACCACGACCAAAATGACCGCCACGGAAACGTTCCCAACAAAGCTAGGGAGTAATGATTCTGCCG ttGAATTTCGTTCGTGGGATTTAATACTTTATGGTACAGCAACACCTCCAGTAGCTGATTCAACGACGACAAGTTTTAATAAACCAACGGTACCTCAAGAGGTTCCTAACAATTCAGTCGATGATGATACACCGCCTTTAAAAACATGGAGCGGTGACGCAgag aTTCGAAAAGATACGTCGGAAGTCGAAGAAGATTTACCGCAAGTGAACGCGATATCCGGGTGCGAAAAGTCGAACGGCCGATTGTGCATAG AATGCGAAGATGGTTTGTTTGTATTTGAAGGAAAATGTGTAGATAAATGCCCAGAAAGATATTATCCAAGTACATTAGAAACGAAAATTAAGGATACAGCTGAAGAAATCGGATCAACGAAGAAAGTTTGTCTAAGCTGCCACTACACCTGCAGAATTTGTTCGGGATCAAACGATTATCAATGCACCGAATGTTATCCCGACGCCATATTAACAAATCCTAAAGAATCCGAGTCGTATTGTTATCCATTATCGATGAGGGTGAAAATAGAGGACGAAAAATGGTATTTTAGGATATTCATGCTCCTGACGTtcttttttgtgatatttttcatattaCTGGTGCTCTGGTATATAAGATATCGAAAGGATATGTCGTATAGGTTCACAGGTATTGACTCAAGTGACGAAAAAATTCGGGAAATGGAGCGTAAAGTTAGGACTGCTATTTACAGCGATAGTGAatga
- the LOC111414549 gene encoding furin-like protease 1 isoform X2: protein MMIYLLVLCVCSLFIKQSQCYYTQQWVLHVDGGSDVADAVARDHGFVNLGEIFEDYYHFQHRKVAKRSVRSHAGKKALLAADTRVRWAQQQKAKKRVKRDLRLQDSDPRWPSMWYLNRGNGLDMNVIPAWLEGITGKGAVVTILDDGLEKDHPDLVQNYDPMASYDVNNQDPDPSPRYDMIDSNRHGTRCAGEVAATSNNSVCALGVAHGAQVGGVRMLDGDVTDAVEARSLSLNPQHIDIYSASWGPDDDGKTVDGPGELATRAFIEGVTKGRNGKGSIFIWASGNGGRDHDNCNCDGYTNSIYSLSISSATEQGHVPWYSEACSSTLASTYSSGAVGEKQVVTTDLHHSCTSSHTGTSASAPLAAGICALALEANPKLTWRDMQHIVVRTARPQNLIARDWQTNGVGRNVSHSFGYGLMDAYAMVQLARTWETVPEQHKCEITASHGEKQIPAKSVVVLNLQVTECEGVQVLEHVQAKLTIYSHRRGDLNIQLTSPIGTRVTLLAHRPHDMTRAGFSNWPFMSVHSWGESPIGIWQLEIHNDGRFLVEFRSWDLILYGTATPPVADSTTTSFNKPTVPQEVPNNSVDDDTPPLKTWSGDAEIRKDTSEVEEDLPQVNAISGCEKSNGRLCIECEDGLFVFEGKCVDKCPERYYPSTLETKIKDTAEEIGSTKKVCLSCHYTCRICSGSNDYQCTECYPDAILTNPKESESYCYPLSMRVKIEDEKWYFRIFMLLTFFFVIFFILLVLWYIRYRKDMSYRFTGIDSSDEKIREMERKVRTAIYSDSE from the exons ATTTTCGAAGACTACTACCATTTTCAACATAGGAAGGTCGCGAAGCGGTCCGTGAGGTCGCACGCGGGGAAAAAGGCCCTTCTGGCTGCCGACACGCGCGTTCGATGGGCGCAACAGCAAAAGGCCAAGAAGAGGGTCAAGAGGGACCTGCGCTTGCAGGATTCCGACCCTCGGTGGCCCAGCATGTGGTACCTG aatcGCGGAAACGGATTGGATATGAACGTAATCCCTGCATGGTTAGAAGGAATAACTGGAAAAGGAGCCGTGGTAACCATTCTCGATGATGGTTTAGAAAAAGATCATCCAGATTTAGTTCAAAACTAT GATCCAATGGCATCTTATGACGTAAACAATCAAGACCCGGATCCAAGTCCTCGTTACGATATGATCGATTCGAATCGTCATGGCACGAGGTGTGCAGGTGAAGTAGCCGCGACAAGTAATAATTCCGTTTGTGCTTTGGGGGTAGCCCACGGTGCTCAAGTAGGTGGTGTAAGAATGTTAGACGGTGACGTGACAGATGCTGTTGAAGCGAGATCGTTAAGTTTAAATCCCCAACATATAGACATATATAGCGCATCTTGGGGTCCGGATGATGATGGGAAAACGGTTGACGGTCCCGGTGAATTGGCCACGAGGGCGTTTATCGAAGGCGTTACAAAAGGCCGTAACGGGAAAGGTTCAATATTCATCTGGGCATCGGGGAATGGAGGTCGAGATCACGACAATTGTAATTGCGACGGTTACACGAACTCGATCTACAGTTTATCGATATCCAGTGCAACAGAACAGGGTCATGTACCTTGGTATAGTGAAGCATGTAGTTCAACTTTAGCGTCTACGTACAGTAGCGGTGCCGTTGGTGAAAAACAAGTGGTGACAACCGATCTTCATCATTCTTGTACGAGTAGTCACACTGGAACTAGCGCATCGGCACCATTAGCGGCGGGTATTTGTGCTTTAGCACTCGAAGCGAATCCGAAATTGACGTGGAGAGATATGCAGCACATTGTCGTGAGGACGGCGAGACCTCAAAATTTAATAGCACGCGATTGGCAGACAAACGGCGTAGGTAGAAATGTATCGCACAGTTTTGGATACGGCTTAATGGACGCCTATGCCATGGTGCAATTAGCGAGAACTTGGGAAACTGTTCCGGAACAGCACAAGTGCGAGATTACAGCTTCGCACGGCGAGAAACAGATTCCTGCTAAGAGTGTGGTCGTTTTAAACCTTCAAGTTACAGAATGCGAGGGGGTTCAAGTTTTAGAACACGTTCAAGCTAAACTCACCATTTATTCACATCGAAGGGGtgatttaaatattcaacTTACTTCACCGATAGGGACCAGAGTTACACTTCTAGCTCATAG gCCTCACGATATGACAAGAGCTGGATTTAGTAATTGGCCGTTTATGTCGGTTCATTCATGGGGTGAATCACCGATCGGAATCTGGCAATTGGAGATCCATAACGATGGAAGATTTTTag ttGAATTTCGTTCGTGGGATTTAATACTTTATGGTACAGCAACACCTCCAGTAGCTGATTCAACGACGACAAGTTTTAATAAACCAACGGTACCTCAAGAGGTTCCTAACAATTCAGTCGATGATGATACACCGCCTTTAAAAACATGGAGCGGTGACGCAgag aTTCGAAAAGATACGTCGGAAGTCGAAGAAGATTTACCGCAAGTGAACGCGATATCCGGGTGCGAAAAGTCGAACGGCCGATTGTGCATAG AATGCGAAGATGGTTTGTTTGTATTTGAAGGAAAATGTGTAGATAAATGCCCAGAAAGATATTATCCAAGTACATTAGAAACGAAAATTAAGGATACAGCTGAAGAAATCGGATCAACGAAGAAAGTTTGTCTAAGCTGCCACTACACCTGCAGAATTTGTTCGGGATCAAACGATTATCAATGCACCGAATGTTATCCCGACGCCATATTAACAAATCCTAAAGAATCCGAGTCGTATTGTTATCCATTATCGATGAGGGTGAAAATAGAGGACGAAAAATGGTATTTTAGGATATTCATGCTCCTGACGTtcttttttgtgatatttttcatattaCTGGTGCTCTGGTATATAAGATATCGAAAGGATATGTCGTATAGGTTCACAGGTATTGACTCAAGTGACGAAAAAATTCGGGAAATGGAGCGTAAAGTTAGGACTGCTATTTACAGCGATAGTGAatga